A part of Clarias gariepinus isolate MV-2021 ecotype Netherlands chromosome 14, CGAR_prim_01v2, whole genome shotgun sequence genomic DNA contains:
- the si:ch211-141o9.10 gene encoding probable endonuclease 4 — MGPRKTAQRKRKERNPTKIQETEDSELSDSSDDSTIAVVLGKKARTKKLKKYIGAHVSIAGGIWKAVEASVEMGGHSFGLFLGSQRNWKRPALDWTAAEKFQQACFNHGFDPEHILPHGSYLMNCGSPKKDVFSKSQALLVDELRRCNILGLTQFNFHPGAFVNSSKEECIERIARAINHAHQKVPSVCTVLENMSGQGSTVGGDFNELKSIIDRVRDKTRVGVCLDTCHAFAAGYDISSKGGVKSVLDEFDHVVGLRYLRAVHLNDSKGNLGCRLDRHEDIGRGKIGISAFRSIVNEPRLDNIPFILETPGRRGFQYAEQIELLYSFCKH; from the exons ATGGGTCCACGCAAAACAGCACAGAGgaagagaaaggaaagaaaccCAACTAAAATACAGGAAACTGAAGACTCTGAATTAAGTGACTCATCAGATGACAGCACCATAGCAGTGGTGTTGGGAAAGAAAGCCaggacaaaaaaactaaaaaagtatATTGGTGCGCATGTCTCTATAGCAG GAGGCATATGGAAAGCAGTTGAAGCAAGTGTAGAAATGGGGGGTCACagttttggattatttttgggTTCCCAACGCAATTGGAAAAGACCTGCCCTCGATTGGACCGCTGCAGAGAAATTCCAGCAGGCGTGTTTTAATCACGGCTTTGACCCAGAACACATTCTGCCACATGGATCTTACCTGATGAACTGTGGCTCTCCCAAGAAAG ATGTGTTTAGTAAGAGCCAGGCCTTGCTGGTTGATGAACTTAGGCGCTGCAATATTTTGGGCCTCACTCAGTTCAACTTCCACCCTGGGGCTTTTGTGAACTCAAGCAAAGAGGAGTGCATTGAAAGGATCGCCCGAGCTATAAACCATGCTCACCAGAAAGTACCTTCAGTCTGTACTG TTCTTGAAAATATGAGTGGACAGGGAAGCACTGTGGGTGGAGATTTTAATGAGCTGAAGAGCATAATTGACCGCGTTCGAGATAAGACACGTGTTGGAGTATGTCTAGACACGTGCCATGCATTTGCAGCAG GTTATGACATTTCTTCAAAGGGTGGAGTAAAGTCTGTGCTTGACGAATTCGACCATGTGGTTGGACTGCGCTACCTGAGAGCAGTTCATCTCAATGATTCAAAAG GTAATTTGGGTTGCCGTTTGGATCGCCATGAGGACATTGGCCGTGGAAAGATTGGCATCTCTGCTTTCCGAAGCATTGTGAATGAGCCCCGACTTGACAACATTCCTTTCATTCTTGAGACACCTGGCcg CCGAGGTTTTCAATATGCTGAGCAAATAGAGCTCCTGTACTCCTTCTGTAAGCACTAG